One Argentina anserina chromosome 6, drPotAnse1.1, whole genome shotgun sequence genomic window, ATTACTGTTGCTGAAAATTGCAGCTATAGAAAAGACTTTGTCGAGCAAGTTGGAAGATGCTCGGAACTCTTTGCAGCTAAGAATTGTCAAAGCCCTCAAGGAATTTAGAAATCTTCATGCTGTACAACATCGCTTGGGTGGAAAGCTGATATATCCAGAGTCTATGAAGCTTTTACCTATGTATGGATTAGCGCTTTGTAAATCAGCAGCTATTCGTGGGGGTTATGCAGATGTATCGCTTGATGAACGGTGTGCGGCCGGCCACATAATGATGACTTTACCAGTTAAAAAATTGATGAAACTTCTATACCCTAGTTTAATACGGCTCGATGAGCATCTTTTGAAGGTATGAATATCCATACACTTCAATTTTTTCCAGGGTAATATCCTTGGACAAATAATTAACTCATTTCTGTTTCTTGTATTTGTAGCCTTCTGCTGATGCTAATGACTTTAATAGATTACCACTAGTAGCTGAGAGCTTGGATTCCAGAGGgctttatatatatgatgatggGTTCCGCTTTGTACTATGGTTTGGTAGAGTTCTTCCGCCTGATATAGCGAAGAATCTTCTTGGGAGTGACTTTGCAGCCGAGTTATCAAAGGTAGggagaaaattaaattataagaAGGAAAATAACAACATTTTAACTACTGTATTAAGTGGTCTGATTCGTGATGATGCACTTGGAACGTCAAGTTCACCCAGTTTACACATCTAGCTTCCACTTATTTATGCGGCATTCTATTCTGCTAGAATAACTAGCCCTTGCTTTTGGTTTAATAATTTCCTGAATTTTCTAAGACGGCCGTTTAAAGAGCTCTATTTTTCTGTGTATGAGAGAGCTTAATACCGATCAGATTCTCATATTTTTTGCTTTATTCTCATTATCTTTGGCAATCAGGTGACCCTTTGTGAGCGTGATAATGAGATGTCAAAGAAGCTATTGCAGATACTTAAGAAATTCAGGGAAAGTGATCCTTCATATCATCAGTTGTGTTATCTTGTAAgacaaggtgaacagcctcgaGAAGGTCATCTTCTACTTGCCAACCTTGTGGAGGAACAGATGGGGGGAACCAACGGTTATGTTGATTGGATGATTCAAGTACACCGGCAAGTCCAGCAAAATCCGTAATATAGAGGTAatattatctttctataaatTCATAGTACATAACCAAAACTATCCATGTCCGTACAAGTTACCTTTGTGCCTGTGAAAGATGAGCCCCTTTTGACTTTTGTCTCACTTCCAATGCAGCAGGATGTTTTTTAAACTTATTGCATGCCGCATCTGTGAAATGATGGAGCATATAATTTGTTCAGTGTGATGAATCAATAATTAAGCCATAACAACATTCCCTCACGAGTCTGGTAAAAGGAGCTGAAGATTAGAATGTCGCCGTGCTCAGTTTGGATATACTGTTTGTTCATCACAAGACCCGATATTTAAAAATGTACTCTAGTTCCATATCTTTGTGCCGATTGTTGAGAAATTTTTTGTATGTGATATCCTTCAATTTTTTCCCTTCCAAGTGTTTACAgttgattatattttttaagtAGTTTTATAATGACCTCCCATTTTGATGTATGACTTACCCATCTCAAATACTTTTTGTACATTATTAAATCTCAAATTTGCCTTTTGATACAACAGaaggaagaaaatatataaatccgTAAAGCTTTCGTTATTGCATCACTCCTGCATACGGCTACGGCTCAACTGAAATAGTTTACAGATTTCTTCTCGAAATAAGCATCCAGAGATGGACTGGAAATCTGGAATCACATAAGAGATTGGGCAGAGTTATAAGGATTTGTTCCTCCACATCTTGCTCAATATTATTGACGGATCGTGTGAGTTCAGCTCTCTCAAGTCTGAACCCTTCTCAAAAGTATCAGTCTTGTGCTAAGGTACAAGACGGAAGAAGCAAAATAATATGAATATGAAGCTCCATAGATTATCAGCGGAAGCAATAAAGAACAATAGGACTGAATTCTTTGATAGAGGATCCGAGACCGTAAAAGATTCAGAACTATAGACCTCCTCTGTTCGTTTTCTTATGCTATAAGAATTCTCTGTAGTGAGGTGAATTCAGACCGAGACTTATGCCATTAGACCAAAGTCACCGAATCACATTGGACATGTGTTGTTGACTTTGGTCcgttttcttatcttttggtAATTACATGAAACTAAACCCAAATTTAGGAGAGGATTACCATATGTACAGGTTAGGTTCTTTCCTTTCTTAATAATTCCAAATTTAGTTTTTGCTGCAGAAATTTTACAGTTACCGACTTACCGTTAGACCTACAGAAGATAAAATCCCTAGTTAACCACTCTGATCATCCCGTCCCAATTCTTAATCCCTTATTTCGCTTCTACCATTTCTTCACTGTCAGTCACGTTGTTGTTTTCACTTCTctgtctctgtctctctctgtTCCTCCACAAGGTTTCAGGTAACTTGCCGAAATCTCTGAACTCTGAACCTCCTTAATTTGTTGTTTGATTTCGTCTGATATCATCAAACTGTAATCTTTGTTTGGTTATATAAGAAATGTGGAGTCTTGTGTCCAAGTTGATCAAATATAACTATGGTCTCTTCTGACCTGGCTGGCATTTTCGTTTCTGTGTGAATGATAGAGAAGACGTTTGAATATAATGGAGGTTCAGAAAAACATTGAACAAGATTTGGTGGAACAAATCCTCTCAACTCTGCCTCCCAAGACTTTGATGCGATTCAAGTGCGTATCTAAAAGGTGGTATGCTCTGATCACCCATCCCAGGTTCGTAGCTAAGCACTTGTCCATTTCCAACCTCAACAATCGCTCAACTCCTAGCATCCTTTTGAAGCGTTTAGTCTCTAAAGACACTGACACTGATACTGAGACTCGAGCGGTGTTCTCATCGCTTAAATTTCGCAACAATATTGATGTTGATAATGATAGTGATGAACATAGCTTTGTTAAGGGGGTAGAGGACATTGACATTCCTCTTTCTTTGAGTCTAAGGACTGCAGGCTCATCACTTCATATTGTAGGCCATTGTAATGGGATCATCTGTCTAGTTCCAGCCCTTTCCGGTGAGGTGATTTTATGGAACCCGGGAATTCATGAATTTAAGCCACTTCCCCCTCAGCCATACCTTCCTGATTCCCCAGAAATAGTTGTGCTGCCGCCGGGTTACCCTAAAGATGTTCCCTACACTATACATAGGACGTACATGGATAATTTAGGATTTGGCTATGATCCCAGGTCTACTGACTACAAAGTTGTTAACATCGGAGTTCCTCGTGTGGAATATTTTCGTGATGGATATGATATTAAGCTTCCTCTTAAAACAGCTGTATATGCATTGAGTACTGATTCTTGGAGAGAGATGAAGACTTTTTCTTTGGAAACAGAATCTACTATCCTTTTGCTTGAACGCTTCCAGGTGTACTTCAATGGAATGTGTTATTGGTCTGGACAGGAATTGCATAAGGAAATACTTATATATGACGCGATGAATGAGGAAATCATTAGGGACATTATCATTTTGTTTGATATGGCTGAGGAGGTATTTCATGAGATGTTGTTGCCGGATAGTCTATATGATCCCTTCGTACATTGTTTTAGCTATCAACTCCTAGTGTGGAATGAATCGATTGCTCTTTTTGGATTGCAAAATGATGGATCACTATATGGTGAATCTTTTGGAATATGGGTGAGAGATGAATTTGATGGTCCTAagagcccttggatcaaacaTGTATCTTTCGAGCTCATTGAAAAGCCATTAGCATTTCTGAAGCATGATGAGATCCTTATGGCGGAGGCCGACACAATGAACACAAAGGGAAACATATTCTCTTATAACCTCAGTACCAAGAAGCGCAAGTATCTTCCCATTCAAAGCATGCAAAATGACTCTAAAGTTGTTGCTTATGACAATTACAGtatagtttcaattttgggtGTCAACAAGCTGGAGAAAACGGATAATTATACCATGGTAAGTTTTTATTTCGTACTATGTTTTCTGTTCAAGTCCTTGAcacaaatatatatgcatcaatCACGATGTATAAATAATTTCTATAGTTCAGATATGGAGCACTATCCAAATTATAGTTGTTTCACTCTATTTTATAGGATGGCTCTTGTTTTTGGGAGTACTCTTCTTTCCCATCTTCTGTGGTAGGCAATGAATGGCATTCGTATTCAGTATGGGCAATACCACCAGATGATGTGTCTCTCAGGGTCAAGAAGGTGATGCAGGGCCTTAGATCGGAGTTTGGTGGCCCGGAAATTGAGCCGCATATTACTGTTGTGGGGTCTATTCGAATGACACATGAGGATGTGTGTAACAAGTTTAGATCTCTTCAGTCTTGTGTTACTTCTGGCTACAAAGCTAAAGTTAACAGTGTGGTAATTAGGAGTTTCTATTACCAGTGTGTTTCGCTCCTCATTGATTCCTCATTTTCGAATGATGATGAGTCCTATCAGGTATTCAACTTTCCACTTTCATAtcaatttgatatatttttttgtgaGTGGATATCATTCTGATCTTTTGATGACTTAAAATGTCTATTTATATTCCGGCGTCTGGGAATAAATGCATTATGTGCATGAGATTTGGTTAAAATTGTGAAACTTTTTGTTCAAACATCTTATTATTTCTCATATGCAATTTACTGGtacattttttaatttttttatctcaGTTATGGACAGCAACGGGATCCTGCGGTAGTTGTTTTGGTTTCAAGAATGGTAAGTTCTTTTTATTGGGGAAAATTCTATGGTGCAGAGCTGCATGCGTGCAGCGCCCCTAATCCACCGTCCATACACCTCACACACTCACGTGTATTTCAAGACATCCTCTATCCACCGTTCGATTCGGTATGTATGGTATGCAGCGCTACACCATAGACGAATCATGTTGCTATGTTTAGTAATGTTACTTTTTGGTTATAAAGAAGTCAGACCAAAGACAGAAAAAGATATAACTATCTCAAATGAGTTTCACAATTTTAATGTGTTTAGTAATGTATTACTTtttaaaaaatgtaaaaaatgCAAAACAAAACTGATTGAAAATATAGTAGATGACGAAAAGAAGATgataaaagataaaattatttttcatgttcaataTCTGATTATCTGTTGGGTTTGAGAGAAAGAGACGGGGAAAGTGGTTTTATACAGCATTCTGAAGTCTTGAATCTAATTAAGTTGCCAATAttctttcaaatttcaattgcGTGTTAATTGAAGAGCACCACTGGCATAAAGATTTTATAAATTCATTATGCTTTTAATCTCGTTTTTGTTTATGAAATCTATGAAGACTATCTCGACCTGTAACTATAATGATGGAACTTTAACCCCGAGCAAATTGTTTGTACTTAGATGAAGGTTCTTTTTATTCCCTAAGATGTCAATCCTTCTGCCTTTGATGCTCTCCTTAAATTGATTATGACATAGTTCTTGAAGCAGAAATGCCATATGTTAGTGTTGCATCACAATGCTACCCTAAATCTGATGCTAAATTGCTAAATATGAAGTTTATTCATATGCCTTGTCCTCTGAAATATGGGATACAGTAAGATAAACCAATTAAGGGCGCATTTTAGAGAAACTAATTAATTGTTGCTGACTTGCTGAGTATTTAGACaatatatattagaatttCCAATGCTATTACTCTACAATTCTGCAAAACCTGAAAATCTAATAATTAAAGTACACTTCGAGCTTTAGCTTGATTAATTGGTTTTGTTAGTAAAAATCATTCCTTGAATGCGATTTGTGTGTGCTATTTGCACAGGTGTTAGGCCACATTTGAGTCTGCTATATGGAAATCTGACAGAAGAAGAGAGTAGAAAAGCTCAAGAAAAGGTTAAAAGTCTGGATGAGAGCATTACCAGCATGAGCTTCCCCATAACTCGACTTGCATTGTACAAAATTGACTACAAAGATAAGACTCTCAAGTCGTGGGAGAAGATTGCTGAATACACCCTGCGATATCTCGATTAGTTCTCCTAATCACCTGCTTATCAAAGCTTGTTATATGATTAGACTGTATCAGCCTTAAGTGTCTCGATCTGTTGCAATCATGTATTAGAATCGATGATCAGTTTGTCAACTTTGTTAGTGCAATACTTACTGACTGGAATAATTTTAGCTTTATTCATACCATCATTCTTAATTATTACGTACATGCATAAGagaaaaactatatataaaggAAATGGGAGGGATTTATCCACAAATCATCGTGTTCGATCCCCATGACATTTCTGATCCTTATTATAAGCGCAGAAGCTAAATATCACACTGTTGTAACTACATACGTAATCAGTAACCATAATGTAGAATTGGACCGTCGCAAGATGACCGTCGTGGGCCACAAGGAACCACTCGGACTGCCCAACGATCAAGACAGATGATGACTTCCTGCAGTAGCCAATTATAAACGGGACCTACTTTTACCTTCTTGCACATAAGCAGAGGCTTCTCCGTGGTGACCATCTGAATGGCTGCTTCAATGTCAGCTGTATAGTAATAATTACCAGGGTAGATTTGCTTAGGGGAGGCTCCAAAGAGATTATAGGGATTGAATCGAATCCACCCCCAGTAAGCTTGCCTGAAGTAGTCCATCTGCTTCAGATTGTTCTCCGAGCAGGTCCCGTGTTTGTTGTACTCGTAGCTCCAGAAGCCCAAGTTGGTATAACCAGCTTTCAACTGCGGCCATGCTTGCGGCAGAAAATAGTCTCTGAGACCATGGTTTTCGGCAGCGAACATCTAATCAAGTTCGATTCATTTCGTCAGAAACagaatttggaaaatgaaatgaaaaatagGCCCTAAGTAATGCAGATACATATCCGTGCATGCGTGCAATAGTGGGGCTAATGTGCAATATACCTCACCTCAGCAGGATCAAAGGGTGTGCCAACGCATTTATATTCAAGGGTTGAGTAGTTACTGGGCCAGAGGCCGTGAATTGTAAAAGTACCGCGCGGGAAATTTGGGCTACAATCTGGATTATTATAGCAGAAGGTAGCCGGCCATTGCAAAACTAGCTGCATGTAATCGTAGGTATTCGCAGCATTAGCTGCTCCACTCGAAGAGAGAAACAGCATGACCAGTAGGACGAATATAGCCATGACCGAATATTGTTATTAAGGATACCAACACAATTTTTGTTCAGATTGGAATGAGATACTTAGGGCACAAAACGACCGGGTATAAATAAGCCCTGGAAATCAAGGATTCTGCAGTTTACGTACGCATAGTGCTTGAGTGGTTTGGTTGTGATCGAAAATGACATGCAACTGATTGCCATGTTAATTAATTGCTTATAACATTATTAGGGGTTGTGCATgctataattaatatatatggtGACTTTTAGTATTGAGTTATGCCATATTACAAGTAACATGTCTGTGTGAATGGATGCTAATCTCGTCTCTACATGCCATATGTACATGTACGAAATGAGCAAAGAAATTGTCCAAAGGGAAAATAGTCTATATAGTCTGTACATATACATGATAATTGTGCACTCAACATCGATACACACCCATATTCACATTATTCACTACACCTGCGCATGAGTGCGTACGTGAAATTTCTGCTATACTTCATGCATTTAGCTAGTTATTCGATCAGCTCTTATGTTAGCGTCCTTAATTGTTGACAAAGGTTTGCTTGTTCAACTAATGTATTAGTCCGATCCACTAGATTTTATCTGATCGATGGAACAGCTGATTATTGCTAAATAGTGAAAGGGAGATCGAGAAGCAGAAGATTAATTTGAGAGATTGGACCTCGATCGATCGAGTGATAATGATTATGGGTTAATGATTGAGACCACGATAAAGAAGAGGGATTTGATGTCAATTAATTAGCTGGAATATTGCAAACTTCGTTGATATCTCTAGTTGTATATCTAGATAGGTATTTCTAATTCCAGTAATAATTAACAAGCCAGTTCATCCATTTACTAACCAGGTAGCTAGCTACTATTTGTATTGATAATGATATATAACGTTCTCTTACACAAATATACTGCACTAATGAATTCGAAACAGATGATGGGGACGTGATTGATAACAACAATGAAAGCAAGATCGATACACTATATGAGCTTGTAGTCTTGTACGAGGATTCAACTAGCCACAATTAAAGAATCTACGATTTAGAAAGAGTCAACTAGATGCGGATCTGGGTATTCG contains:
- the LOC126800996 gene encoding ribonuclease S-F11-like, encoding MAIFVLLVMLFLSSSGAANAANTYDYMQLVLQWPATFCYNNPDCSPNFPRGTFTIHGLWPSNYSTLEYKCVGTPFDPAEMFAAENHGLRDYFLPQAWPQLKAGYTNLGFWSYEYNKHGTCSENNLKQMDYFRQAYWGWIRFNPYNLFGASPKQIYPGNYYYTADIEAAIQMVTTEKPLLMCKKVKVGPVYNWLLQEVIICLDRWAVRVVPCGPRRSSCDGPILHYGY
- the LOC126799733 gene encoding uncharacterized protein LOC126799733; the protein is MDNLGFGYDPRSTDYKVVNIGVPRVEYFRDGYDIKLPLKTAVYALSTDSWREMKTFSLETESTILLLERFQVYFNGMCYWSGQELHKEILIYDAMNEEIIRDIIILFDMAEEVFHEMLLPDSLYDPFVHCFSYQLLVWNESIALFGLQNDGSLYGESFGIWVRDEFDGPKSPWIKHVSFELIEKPLAFLKHDEILMAEADTMNTKGNIFSYNLSTKKRKYLPIQSMQNDSKVVAYDNYSIVSILGVNKLEKTDNYTMDGSCFWEYSSFPSSVVGNEWHSYSVWAIPPDDVSLRVKKVMQGLRSEFGGPEIEPHITVVGSIRMTHEDVCNKFRSLQSCVTSGYKAKVNSVVIRSFYYQCVSLLIDSSFSNDDESYQLWTATGSCGSCFGFKNGVRPHLSLLYGNLTEEESRKAQEKVKSLDESITSMSFPITRLALYKIDYKDKTLKSWEKIAEYTLRYLD